From Candidatus Rokuibacteriota bacterium:
AAGGAGACGCCGTGCAAGGCCTGGAGGTCGCCGTAGAAGGCGTCGATGCCGTCAAGCCTCAGCAAGCACGAACTCCTCGCCCAGGTAGGCGTCCACCACCTTCGCGTCCCGCGCGATCTGGCTCGGCGGTCCCTCGGCGATCTTCTCGCCGTGGTGGAGCACCACGATCCGCTGCGCCAGGCGCATGATGGCCGCCAGGATGTGCTCGATGACGATCACGGTGAGCCCGTCGGTGTGGAGCCGCCGGATCAGCTCCACCATCGCCGCCAGCTCCGCGGGGTTGAGCCCGGCCATCACCTCGTCGAGGAGGAGGAGCTGCGGTCGCGTGGCGAGGGCCCGCGCCACCTCGAGGCGCTTCCTGAAACCGATCGGGAGCGACCTGGCCGCGACCTCGGCGAAGTCGGCGAGGCCGCAGAACTCGACGACGCGCCGGGCCTCCCGCCGGGCCGCTACCACCGAGTGAATCCGGGTGAGGGCTCCGATCATCACGTTGTCCAGCACGGGGAGACTGCCGAAGGGCTTCACGATCTGGAACGTGCGGGTGAGGCCGAGGCGGCAGATCTCGTGGGTCGCGTGGCCGGTGATGTCCCGGCCGCCGAAGAGGATCCGGCCCTCGTCCGGGCGGTAGTAGCCGGCGATCACGTTGAAGAGCGTGGTCTTGCCCGCGCCGTTGGGGCCGATGACGCCGACCAGGTCCCCGGCCCCCACCTGCAGCGTGACTTCCCGGACAGCCACGAGGCCGCCGAAGCGCTTGCTGACCGACTCAAGCGCGAGCAACGCCGATCCTCCGCCTGAGGAGCTGGCCGAGCCAGAGGGCGAGTCCCTGGGGCACGAAGCGCACGACGACGATCAGGAGGCAGCCGTAGATGATGAGGTACATGCTGGAGAGCCCGGCCGCGAGGCCGGAGAACTTGGCGCGCAGGAAGGTCTCCAGGGACGTGATCAGGACGGACCCGTAGAACGGGCCAAGCGCCGTGCCGAGCCCGCCGATGATCGTGTTGAGGGCGAAGAGGATCGAGAGGTCGATGGAGAAGACGTACGCCGGGTCGACGAAGCCGACGTACTGGGCCCAGAAGCTCCCGCAGACCGAGGTCAGGGCCGCGCTGATCGCGATAGCGACCACCTTGAGCCGGCGGCTCGCGATTCCCACCGCCTGGGCCGCGTCCTCGTCCTCCCGGACGCCGGCGAGCCGGTAGCCCATTCGCGAGACCTCCAGGTAGACCTCGACGAGGTAGATCAGCAGGGCCACGCCGAGCGTCAGATAGACCCAGGTCGCCTTGTTGGCAAAGCCGAGCGTCCAGAACCCGGGGCGGAACGGGACCGGGATTCCCTCCGAGCCCCGCGTGAAGCCGCGCCAGCGGCTGGCCACGATCTGGAGGACCTGGGCGAAGGCGATGGTGGCGAGGGCGAAGTAGGGGCCGCGGAGGCGGTTGGACAGGTAGCCGATGACGAGCCCTGCGCCCGTGGAAAGGACGGCGCCAACCAGGAGACCGATCCAGGGGGAGAGCTCCCAGCGCGTCGCGAAGAGCGCTGCCGAGTAGGCGCCGAGGCCGAAGAACGCCGCGTGCCCGAGCGACAGCTGCCCGGCGTAGCCGCCCGCCACGTTCCAGGCGGCTGAGACCGCCCCCCACATGAGGATCAGGACCAGGCTGTCCAGGAGGTAGGCGTCCTCGATGACGGTGGGTGCCAGCGCGGCGGCGCCGAACACGATCGCGGCTGCCAGGTGGCGTCGCATCACGCTCCCAGGGTCTCCGCGCCCCGCTGGCCGAGCAAGCCCGCGGGGCGGAAGACCAGCACCAGGATGAAGAGCACGAAGTAGAGGACCTCCTTCCAGGCGATGCCGAGGAAGTACGAGCCGACCACCTCCACAGCGGCCACGATGAGGCTTCCGAGGAGCGCCCCCACCATGTCCCCGAGGCCGCCCAGCACCACCACGACATAGGCCAGCAGGACGAACTGGAGCCCGGCCGTCGGGTAGACGGAGTAGAGCGGGGACATGAGGACGCCGGCCACACCCACGCACGCGATGCCGATGGCCCAGGTCAGGCGGTAGACGCGGTCGGTGTCGATCCCCATGAGCGTCGCGGCCTCCCGGTCCTGGGCCGTCGCCCGCATGACGCGCCCGGCGTGGCTCCACTTCATGAAGACGAAGAGGCCGAGGGTCAGGGCGCCCGCCACCGCGAAGGCCACGAACTGGGAGAGGTTGAACGCGGCACCGCCGAACGGCACCACCACGGATGCGTGCCACGGCCTGGCGATGCGGAAATCGGCGGTCCACAGGACCTGCGCCAGATTCTGGAGCGCGATGGAGAGGCCGACGGTGGTGAAGATCTGGACGTTGTGGGAGGCGGTGATCACGCCGCGCATCACCAGGAAGTAACTCATGAGGCCCACCAGGAAGAAGAGGGGCGCGGCCACGAAGAGCACCACGTAGGGATCGAGCTGCCACAGGGTGAAGGCCCAGAAAGCCAGGTACATGCCGAGCATCAGGTACTCGCCGTGGGCGAAGTTGACGACGCGCATGATGCCGAAGATGAGAGTCAACCCGACCGCGATGAGCGCGTAGATCCCGCCGAGGAGGATGGTGGAAACGACGAGCTGAGCGAACGCAGCCACGTGTGAGGCTCTCACCCCCACCCTCTCCCTGGCAGGGAGAGGGTGTATCGGTTAGTTCTCTCGCGCCCGCTGGGGGAGAGGGAGGGGTGAGGGGACCCCGACCCTACTTGCGCTGGTCCCAGGGCGGAAGCGGAATCCACTTCGGCCGCTTCACGGTGAACTCCTCGGGCCACACCGTCAGCAACTCGCCGTTCTGCCACTGGAGCATGTAGTGCTGCACTCGCTCGTTGGCGTTCTGGCCGCTCTCCGCGAACTTCACGCCCCAGCCGTTGACGGAGGAGCCCACGGGGAGGTCCAGGGACATCGCCGCGTCGCGGAGCTTGTTGAGCTCGTCGGTCTTGGCGCGGTCCAGCGCCAGCTTCAGGATCCAGAGCCCGCCCGCGGCGAGCTGGTGGCCACCGACCGGATGCGACCCGGTGCGCTTCTGCACGGCATCGCGGAAGGCGCGCTCGATGGCCTGCCCCTCGGGGCGGAGCGCCTCCACCTTGAAGCCGGGCGCCGGCTCGAGCAGGGCAAACGGGCCGTCAGCGTCCTTGCCGAACGCCTTGCCGAAGTCCGGCGAGCCGTAGCCGGTGGCGCCCGCCGACACCTGGGCCTTCGGGACGAAGTTCTGCTCCTTTGCCTGCCGCCAGTAGAGGATCGCGTCGTTGTTGTACGAGATGGCGAAGACGATGTCTGGGTTCAGCTGTTTGAACTTCACGATAGTGGGGGTGAAGTCGTTGATCGTCCGGAAGTTGTAGTACTCGGCGGCCAGCTCCTGCATCCCGAACTCGCGCTTGGCGCGATCACGCGCGGATTCCGTGACGCCCTGGCCGT
This genomic window contains:
- a CDS encoding ABC transporter ATP-binding protein, which translates into the protein MLALESVSKRFGGLVAVREVTLQVGAGDLVGVIGPNGAGKTTLFNVIAGYYRPDEGRILFGGRDITGHATHEICRLGLTRTFQIVKPFGSLPVLDNVMIGALTRIHSVVAARREARRVVEFCGLADFAEVAARSLPIGFRKRLEVARALATRPQLLLLDEVMAGLNPAELAAMVELIRRLHTDGLTVIVIEHILAAIMRLAQRIVVLHHGEKIAEGPPSQIARDAKVVDAYLGEEFVLAEA
- a CDS encoding branched-chain amino acid ABC transporter permease translates to MRRHLAAAIVFGAAALAPTVIEDAYLLDSLVLILMWGAVSAAWNVAGGYAGQLSLGHAAFFGLGAYSAALFATRWELSPWIGLLVGAVLSTGAGLVIGYLSNRLRGPYFALATIAFAQVLQIVASRWRGFTRGSEGIPVPFRPGFWTLGFANKATWVYLTLGVALLIYLVEVYLEVSRMGYRLAGVREDEDAAQAVGIASRRLKVVAIAISAALTSVCGSFWAQYVGFVDPAYVFSIDLSILFALNTIIGGLGTALGPFYGSVLITSLETFLRAKFSGLAAGLSSMYLIIYGCLLIVVVRFVPQGLALWLGQLLRRRIGVARA
- a CDS encoding branched-chain amino acid ABC transporter permease; amino-acid sequence: MRASHVAAFAQLVVSTILLGGIYALIAVGLTLIFGIMRVVNFAHGEYLMLGMYLAFWAFTLWQLDPYVVLFVAAPLFFLVGLMSYFLVMRGVITASHNVQIFTTVGLSIALQNLAQVLWTADFRIARPWHASVVVPFGGAAFNLSQFVAFAVAGALTLGLFVFMKWSHAGRVMRATAQDREAATLMGIDTDRVYRLTWAIGIACVGVAGVLMSPLYSVYPTAGLQFVLLAYVVVVLGGLGDMVGALLGSLIVAAVEVVGSYFLGIAWKEVLYFVLFILVLVFRPAGLLGQRGAETLGA
- a CDS encoding ABC transporter substrate-binding protein — encoded protein: MRYWKAILSLVALLALGSALAPGAEAQAPKGEYKIGVLEPLTGPLAGEGKRHLEGYEIMRDIINERGGVMGKKLVFTVADAPNPTAAASEANRLITQEGVKIITGTFSSTLCGAASEAAARHNVIYWETSCVDPKFTRRGLKNVFRTEIDGTGFGWYMIEFAAKHLAPKLNMKPNQFRVVFLSEDSSYGQGVTESARDRAKREFGMQELAAEYYNFRTINDFTPTIVKFKQLNPDIVFAISYNNDAILYWRQAKEQNFVPKAQVSAGATGYGSPDFGKAFGKDADGPFALLEPAPGFKVEALRPEGQAIERAFRDAVQKRTGSHPVGGHQLAAGGLWILKLALDRAKTDELNKLRDAAMSLDLPVGSSVNGWGVKFAESGQNANERVQHYMLQWQNGELLTVWPEEFTVKRPKWIPLPPWDQRK